Within the Thermosynechococcaceae cyanobacterium Okahandja genome, the region CGCCCTTGTGGAATTTCGCCTAGACACTGGCCGTACCCACCAGATTCGCGTCCATGCAGCGCATCTTGGCTGGCCGCTGGTGGGGGATCCCCTCTACGGCAGAGGCTCCCCCGTTAAGATGAACCTCCCCGGGCAGGCACTCCATGCGGTTCGCCTTCAGCTTCAGCACCCGCGTACCGGTGAACCGATCGTGGCGATCGCGCCCCTACCCGCGCACATGGAAAAGCTCCTCCAGTGGCTGCGGCAGCATCCCTAAGGTGCTAAGGCATTCCCCCGCAGCAAACTGCCAATGGTTTTGGCGGTGATTTTCAACTGCACCAGCGGATTGGCGGGCACCACCGTTTTGTACAGATAGCTATCAAACGTGAGCTTTTGCACATCCACATCACTGCACATCTCCACAAAGGCTTCGCGGGTGGCATCGGAGCGGTAAAAGACCCGCTGCAGCAAATCTAACACCAAGTAGGTCATGCCGTAGGCCTTGTCCCAACGCTTGAGATAGAGCTTCAAATCCGCTTCGGTGGGAATGCGGCGACCATTATTTGAGGTCTCGACAATCGTTTCGGCGCACATGCGGGCCGATTTGGCGGCAAAATAAATTCCCTCACCAGAGGACTTGGTGACCGTACCGGCGGCATCTCCCACGAGAGCCACCCGACCCACAACCCGCCGCGGCCGCGGATGCTCGGGAATAGGGTGCGCTTCCACTTTGATAATTTGCCCCCCCGCCAGTTTGGCGGCAGCCCGCGCCCGAATACCCGCCTGCAACTCGCGGATGCGGTCTTTATTCACCTTCATGGTGCCAGTGCCCACGGCCACGTGGTCGTACTTGGGAAACACCCACGCATAAAAATCGGGAGAAACATCATCCCCCACGTACATTTCCGCCAACTCGTCGTAGTAGGCCATCTTGTCGGCGGGGAGGCGAATCCGCTCTTGGAAGGCAATGGCGTAATTGTAATCCCCCGCATCAATTTCCTTGGCAATGCGGGAGTTGGCCCCATCCGCCCCAATCACCACATCCACCTCTAGGGTTTGGGTGCTGCCATCGGCAAGGACGTAGTGCAGCCTATAGGGCTGATCGCTACTGCCCGGTTGCTCTAGCTTGAATACGGTGCCATTGATCAGGTTGGTGCCCAGATCCGCCGCTCGATTGCGCATAAAGGTATCGAGAACTTCGCGGCGGCACATGCCAATGTACTCGTCCTCCTTCAGGGTGTGGCCAATATTGACCTCGATGTTGGAGGGGGAAATCATTTTCATTTTGCGTACCCGCCGATCAATAATTTCCGGGGGTAACTCAAACTCGCTGACCATGCACAGGGGGATGGCTCCGCCACAGGGCTTGGCATTGTCTAATTTGCGCTCAAAGAGATAGGTCTCAATTCCAGCCTTGGCTAAAATTTCGGCGGCAGAGGAACCCGCTGGACCACCACCAACAACGGCTACCCGAAGTGACAACGGACAACTCCCAATCACTGCTAACAAACAACAGTTTGGATGGTATCACGGCAATTTTTTGTCTTCAAGGATTTAATGACCAAGGGCGATAACTGTAACACTTTTCAATAATTTGGCCGCCAGCTAAGGGGCATGGAGAGCTTGGCGAAGTTGATGGTACTGTTGCGTATCCGCCCAGTTGAGAATTTCCTGTGCCCGTAGCACCGGTAAGGGGTGGGTGAGTTGAGTGGCCTGCAACCCTTTGAACAGTGGTTGCCAACCTTGATTGGCCGCCTCGTACTGCCGCGCTTGGGCAATGAAGGCATCTAGGTTGAGGCGATCGCTCCACTGGGGCGAGCCGCCACACAACTTCATCAGCACCGAGGCCACCACCCGCGCATCTTGGGTAACCAGCAGAGCGGCGCGATCGCAACTGAGTTCCGCACAGCGCAGCCATTGCAGTAGTTGAGTTTGGAGTCCCTGCGCCAAAAGCAGTCCCCACGGTGAGAGTTGACTGGTGGCCAGCAGCAGTAAATTGGCAAGGGTGAGGTAAACCCCATGCTCGCACTTGAGGTGCCCGAGTTCGTGAGCCAGTACCGCCTGCACTTCTGCGGGGGTCAACAGTTCCACCAAGGCGGTATGGAGTACCACAAAGGGTTGCTTGCCCCGCATGGCAAACGTATAGGCATTGGGCACCGGATGCTGCTTTAGGTACAACTCAGGGGGGTCGAGGTCTAAACAGCGGCAGGCCTCTAGGTGCAGGTTGTACAACTCCGGAAGCTGCTGCTCACTTAGGCGCAGGCTACTGCCGATGTTTTCGAGGTAAAAGGCCTGCTCGGCAACAGACCCCAGGATCGTGCGTACCAGTACATCCAACCCCGGCACCTGTTTTAGCGCCGCCGTCGCGTCGCGATCGCGGGGATGGCGAAAGTGATCAGCGTTTAAGCCCAAATACGCGGCAGCAGGCATGAAATGGTAACGGTTGCTATGGTTTGCCCTAGGCTTCTATTGTAAACTGAGTAGCGGTTTCTTCATAAAAGGTAACATTTCAGCTATGGGACTCTTTGACGGTCTATTTCGCGGTGGCAAAAAGGCGGCAGCCGAGCCGAAACCCACCAAGGAGTTTTTTTTAGATCCCGATGAAGCCAAAACCTACGGCAATATTGAGTACATGCGCACCGTCAAATCGGTCAAAAAAACCTTTCCCGCCACAGGAGGCAGCAAAGAGACGGTTGAAGTGGTGGAACTGGTCTCATCCTTAGAAAAAGTTGATGTTGAGGCGCAAAACAAGGGTCAACCTGAACCGAGTGTGACAGAGATTTCATCTGCTGCTGCGGCTGAGCAAGACCGTCGCCGCAGTGACCCCAACCTTGACCTGTTCCGTTCAATGGCCAAGGATTTGCGCCGCGGCTAAGGCCACACCGAGGGCAAACAGCAACGCGTGGGGGGGTGCTGTCCCCCTTTTTTGGTTACGCTTATCAAAGACCCTGTACGGCAGCAATACCCCCCATGGACACGCAACTCATTCAACTGTTCGTTAATGGTTTAGCGGTGGGCAGTATTATTGCCCTTGCCGCGGTGGGACTAACCCTCACGTTTGGCATCTTGCGGCTGCCGAACTTTGCCCACGGTGATTTTATGACCACCGGTGCCTACCTGACGTTGGTGGCCAATGCCCTAGGGATGGACATTTGGCTATCGATGCTGCTGGGGGCAATGGGAACCGCAGGCCTGATGTTAATCAGTGAAAAGGTGCTCTGGGCACCCATGCGCGATCGCCGCACCACCTCCACCACGCTCATTATCATGTCCATTGGGCTTTCGTTTGTCTTGCGCAATGGCGTGATCTTGATCTGGGGCAGTGAAAACCAGAGCTATCGCTTGCCCGTAATGCCGGCCCTCGATATCTTTGGTATTAAAATTATCTACTCAAAGATTATCGTCATGATGTTGGCGGTGGTGGCTATGGCGGCGGTGCATTTTCTGCTGCAGCGCACCAAGGTGGGCAAGGCCATGCGGGCGGTGGCAGATGATCTCGATTTGGCGCGGGTCTCGGGTATTGATGTGGAGTGGGTGGTGCTGTGTACGTGGCTGGTATCGGGGATCCTCACCGGGGTGGCGGGTGGCCTGTACGGGCTCATTACGGCCGTGCGGCCTACGATGGGCTGGTTTTTAATTTTGCCCCTGTTTGCCAGTGTTATTTTGGGGGGCATTGGTAATCCCTACGGGGCGATCGCGGGGGCGCTGATTATTGGTGTTGCCCAAGAAATGAGCACAGTGATGATTCCAGCAGAGTACAAATTAGCGGTGGCCATGGTCATGATGATGGGGGTGCTGTTGCTGCGTCCCCAAGGTCTCTTTCGCGGCACGCTCTGATAGGCTAGGGGTAATGGGAGGTGACCTCTGATTAGCGGCCTTTACGATCTGGCGGATTTAGTGGCAGCCATTGCGTCAGCTCCGGCAGAGTGGCGCCCCTTGGTGTTTACCAACGGCTGTTTTGACCTCCTCCATGCTGGCCATGTGCGCTATCTTAGGGCAGCACGGGGGCTGGGGCAGCGGCTAGTGGTGGGGCTGAACAGCGATCGCTCCGTGGCCGCCCTCAAACCCAACCGACCCATTATTCCCGAACAGCAGCGGGCAGAGGTCCTTGCTGGTTTACGATCAGTAGATGCCGTGGTCTTGTTTGGCGATCGCACCGCCATCCCCCTCATTGAAGCGCTCCAGCCAGAGATCTACGTCAAGGGGGGAGACTATGAACTGGCGACCCTACCGGAAGCTGCCGCCGTGGCTCACTATGGTGGCCGCATTGAGTTCATTCAGGTGGAAGTCCCGAGTTCAACAACGGCAATTGTGCAGCGCATTCTACAGTTGCAAGGGGAGGACGCACGCGGGGCATGGTAGCAATGAATCTGGCCTTAGCCGACTTACGAACCCAGTTGTACAGCGGCAGTGAAAAGCAACAGCTTGCTGCCCTCGACACCTTGGCGACGGTGGGGGTGGAGGGCTATCCACTCTTGCAAGAATTTTTGCAGGCTAGTGAAACCCTACAGCCTGTGCCACCCCTGTGGGTTCGCGGCCAAGTCTATCGCCTGCTGGTACAAGCGGAGGATGCGGCGGTCAAGGACGTTTTGAGCCAGCAGTATCCGGCGGGGGTAGTACCACTGTTATCAGAGCGGGGCATGGATTATCGGCCACTAGCAGACCTCCTTGTGAACCTGAAGTTTGAAGCCGCCGATCGCCTCACGAGCCAAACCCTGTGCGCCTTAGCCGGACCCGCTGCCCAAAAGCGGCGCTGGCTGTACTTTACCGAAGTGGAACACCTCCCCATTACCGACCTGCAAACTATTGATCGCTTGTGGTTAGCCTTTTCCTTGGGACGATTTGGCTACTCCGTGCAGCGGCAACTGTGGCTGGGCTGTGGCCAGAACTGGGATCGCCTCTGGGAGAAAATTGGTTGGCGGCAGGGCAAAAAGTGGCCGCGCTACCCCACCGAATTTATCTGGGACTTGAGCGCACCCCGCGGCCATCTCCCCCTCACCAATCAGTTGCGGGGGGTGCAACTCATTAATGCCCTGCTCAACCATCCCGCTTGGAACGCCCCTTAAGCGCCTTTAGGGTCTGAAGGCAAGGATAACCAGCGCTGTCGCACGTCTGTGACCACCCGATCTAGGGCGACCGAATGAGAGGCCTTAAACAGGAGGCGATCGCCCGCCTGCAGGTGCGCCAATAAGTACTGCACGAGGGACTCATGGGTGGCAAATTGTTGCGTGGGAACCGGTCTGGCTCCCCGCGCTAGCGCTTCACCTTCAGGCCCATCATCTAAAATTAACAACCCATCTAACCCCAACTGAGCCACCGCTGCGCCCACCTGCTCATGAAAGGGCACCGAGAACTCCCCTAGCTCGCGCATGGCTCCCAACACCGCAACGTGCCGTTGCCCGGGCAGACTGGCCAACACCTGAAGCGCCGCCAGCATCGACTCTAGACCCGCATTGTAGGTTTCATCCAGCAGCAGAATATCCGGTTCAAGCGGATAGCGGCCACCGCGCCCGGCGGGTAAGTGCAGTGCCAGTTGCGTCGGTAAGTCTTGCGGGTTTAGCCCCAGCGCCCTGAGCACCGTCAAGGCCGCCAGAAAGTTAAGGGCATGGTGGGCACCCCCAAGGGGGACGGTATAGGCTCGCTGATCCACATAGAGGGTCTGGGGGGGTAAATAGCGCCCTTGGTGCTGACCCGTCGTTAAGCCGTAGCTGAGGGTACGCCCGGACCACACCTGCTGTGCCGTTGCCAGTAATAAGGGACAATCGGCATTCAGTACCGCTGTGCTGGTGGCGGGCATTTCCGCTAAAAGCTCGCACTTGGCAGCAGCAATCGCTTCCCGGGAACCGAGGCGGCCAATGTGGGCGGTTCCCACATTCGTAATCACGGCCACATCGGGTTGGGCAATCTGGCTGAGGAGGGCAATTTCACCCCGGGCGCGCATCCCCATCTCAATCACGGCAAAATCGTGCGTTGCTTCCAGTTGCAGCAGCGTTTTGGGCACCCCAATCTCATTGTTAAAGTTTGCCTCGGTTTTAAGAACGCTGCCGTAGTGACTCAGAACGGCGGCAATCATTTCTTTGGTGGTGGTTTTGCCCACCGACCCGGTGACCGCAATGACCCGGGCGGGGCACTGCTGCCGCCACCATTGCCCCAAGTGTTGGTAGGCCGCCAAGGTTTGGGGCACCCGCAATTGCGGCAGGGGGCTATCCACAGGGTCTTCGACAATGAGGGCGATCGCCCCGGCGGCGGCGGCTTGCGCTACAAACTGATGCCCATCGAACGTGTTCCCCCGCAGTGCCACAAACAGGTTTCCGGCGGCTACGTGGCGTGAATCGGTACTAATGCCTGTTACGGGTAGGTTGGGCCAGTGCCCGGGTTGGCCAAGGGCGTGGGCGATCGCTGCCAAGGTGGTCTTCACAGGGTTGCTCCGCTCAGGTGGGAGCGCCGCAGATAGGGCTGGAGTACCTCCGGCACCGCCACTGACCCATCCGGTTGCTGGTAGTTTTCTAAGATGGCTGCCATAGTTCGTCCCACCGCCAATCCGGAACCATTCAGAGTATGGACAAACTGAGTGCCCTTTTGTTTGCCCCCTTTGAAGCGAATTTTGCCGCGCCGTGCCTGAAAATCGCCAAAATTAGAGCAACTGGAAATTTCGCGGTAACAGTTTGCCGCTGGCAGCCACACTTCAAGGTCGTAGCATTTCATGGCCGCAAAGCCCAAATCCCCCGTACACAGTTCGATGACACGGTAGGGCAGCTTCAGGGCTTGGAGAATATACTCGGCATCGGCCACTAGGTTCTCGTGCTCGGCGGCGGAGGTCTCAGGATGCACAAACTTGACCAACTCCACCTTGTCAAACTGGTGCAGCCGAATGAGGCCACGGGTATCTTTGCCGTAGCTGCCCGCTTCGCGGCGGAAACAGGGGGTATAGGCACAGTACTTAATGGGCAGTTGATCCGCCGCTAAAATTTCATCCCGATAAAAATTCGTGACCGGCACCTCTGCGGTCGGGATCAGCCACAAATCATCCTCAGCACAGCGAAAGCTTTCTTCGGCAAATTTGGGTAACTGGCCGGTGGCGGTTAAGGACGCACTGTTGACCAAAAAGGGCGGCAGAATTTCCACGTAGCCGCGGGCGGTGTGGGTATCGAGCATGAACTGAATCAGGGCGCGCTCGAGGGCAGCCCCCACCCCCACAAGGGTCACAAAGCGACTTTGCGCCACCTTAACCGAGCGCTCGACATCTAGCAGCCCCAGTTGCGTGGCCACGTCCCAGTGGGGCTGACAGGGATGGGTCGGCTTGAATTCATCCCCCCAGGAACGCACGATCACGTTGTCCGTTTCATCGCGGCCAATAGGGGTGGTCTCACTGGGTAGGTTGGGGATTGTCAGCAGGAGGGCTTCTAGCTGTTGCTTGATCTCTCGCTCTTGCGGTTCTAGATCCGCCAAGGTTTTTTTGAGGTCGTTCGCTTCCGTCTTCAGGGCAACAATTTCTGGATCGTTGGGGCTGGCTCCGGCCTTGATTTTTTTGCCCACAAGGGCACCAATTTCATTGCTGCGGGCTTGCAGTTGGGAGCGCTGTTGCTCTAATTGGCGTTGCTGGGCATCGAGGTGCACAATGGTGTCTAGGTCGTAATTCCCTTGCCGCCATCGCAGGCGATCGCCAACCGCTTGGGGATTCTCACGGAGTTGTTTGAGATCAATCACAGGTGATCACATAGAAAGGATAGACCGCATTCATCCTACACTACCCCTGCTTTTGGCTCAATGATGCTCAATAATGCCGAGACGGCCCCCATTGCCGCCTGTCTTGGAGAGGCCAGAGTAGATGTCAGAATAATCTCAGAAAGGTTTGGGGTTAACCATGGCTATCTTTGGCGGCATTCTGATTGTGGTGGCGATCGTCTTGTTTTTCGTTCAGCGCCACTATCGCCTCAAATTACGCAGCCTGAAGCTAGCAACGCCGGTGACCACCGCGGAGATCCATCATCTGCGTGAGCAGGTGGCGCAAGAAATTGGCGGAGGCAATCTGCGGGAATACGTGAAACTATCCGGCCAGATTACGGCGGATACGCCCCTAATTTCAGAACTGAAGCAGATGCCCTGTGTGCACTACAAAATGACAGTGACGCGGGAGTACGAAGAGCAAGTGCGGGAGACCGATAGTGAAGGGAACACCCGTTGGCGTACGGAGCGCCGCTCTGACACGATTAGTAGCAACAGTCAGTCAATTCCCTTCCGAGTGCGCGATCGCCACGGTGAAATTGAGGTGGTGCCGACGGGGGCGGATATTGAAACGGTACAGGTTTTAGATGAGTTTCGCCCGGCCACAAATACCAATCGGCTGTCCTTTGGCGGGTTTAGCGTCAGTATGGGCAGTTTATCGCTGGGTGGTGGTACAACCCTTGGCTACCGCTACCAAGAATGGATCTTGCCAGTGGATCGCTTCGCCTTGGTGGTTGGCGTAGCCAGTGACCAGACGGGAACGCTGCGCATTGAGCGCCCGACTGCAAAGGGACAAAAGTTTTTTATTTCCCTGAAGTCGGAAGATACCCTCAGCCAAGACACCAGTAATACCATTCTCTATACGAGCATTGGGTCTGGAGCCTGCGGTGGTATAGGCGTGCTGCTGATTTTGATTAGCTTATTTTAGGGGGCGGGCAGCCCCTCGCTCAGGGCTAACCAGTTCTGGAGGCTCAGGGCTTCGGCTCGGCTCTCCGCCGCTAGTCCCAGTTCTGTGAGGGCTTGGCG harbors:
- the chlP gene encoding geranylgeranyl reductase, translated to MSLRVAVVGGGPAGSSAAEILAKAGIETYLFERKLDNAKPCGGAIPLCMVSEFELPPEIIDRRVRKMKMISPSNIEVNIGHTLKEDEYIGMCRREVLDTFMRNRAADLGTNLINGTVFKLEQPGSSDQPYRLHYVLADGSTQTLEVDVVIGADGANSRIAKEIDAGDYNYAIAFQERIRLPADKMAYYDELAEMYVGDDVSPDFYAWVFPKYDHVAVGTGTMKVNKDRIRELQAGIRARAAAKLAGGQIIKVEAHPIPEHPRPRRVVGRVALVGDAAGTVTKSSGEGIYFAAKSARMCAETIVETSNNGRRIPTEADLKLYLKRWDKAYGMTYLVLDLLQRVFYRSDATREAFVEMCSDVDVQKLTFDSYLYKTVVPANPLVQLKITAKTIGSLLRGNALAP
- a CDS encoding M48 family metallopeptidase gives rise to the protein MPAAAYLGLNADHFRHPRDRDATAALKQVPGLDVLVRTILGSVAEQAFYLENIGSSLRLSEQQLPELYNLHLEACRCLDLDPPELYLKQHPVPNAYTFAMRGKQPFVVLHTALVELLTPAEVQAVLAHELGHLKCEHGVYLTLANLLLLATSQLSPWGLLLAQGLQTQLLQWLRCAELSCDRAALLVTQDARVVASVLMKLCGGSPQWSDRLNLDAFIAQARQYEAANQGWQPLFKGLQATQLTHPLPVLRAQEILNWADTQQYHQLRQALHAP
- a CDS encoding branched-chain amino acid ABC transporter permease codes for the protein MDTQLIQLFVNGLAVGSIIALAAVGLTLTFGILRLPNFAHGDFMTTGAYLTLVANALGMDIWLSMLLGAMGTAGLMLISEKVLWAPMRDRRTTSTTLIIMSIGLSFVLRNGVILIWGSENQSYRLPVMPALDIFGIKIIYSKIIVMMLAVVAMAAVHFLLQRTKVGKAMRAVADDLDLARVSGIDVEWVVLCTWLVSGILTGVAGGLYGLITAVRPTMGWFLILPLFASVILGGIGNPYGAIAGALIIGVAQEMSTVMIPAEYKLAVAMVMMMGVLLLRPQGLFRGTL
- the rfaE2 gene encoding D-glycero-beta-D-manno-heptose 1-phosphate adenylyltransferase codes for the protein MAAIASAPAEWRPLVFTNGCFDLLHAGHVRYLRAARGLGQRLVVGLNSDRSVAALKPNRPIIPEQQRAEVLAGLRSVDAVVLFGDRTAIPLIEALQPEIYVKGGDYELATLPEAAAVAHYGGRIEFIQVEVPSSTTAIVQRILQLQGEDARGAW
- a CDS encoding GUN4 N-terminal ARM-like repeat domain-containing protein gives rise to the protein MVAMNLALADLRTQLYSGSEKQQLAALDTLATVGVEGYPLLQEFLQASETLQPVPPLWVRGQVYRLLVQAEDAAVKDVLSQQYPAGVVPLLSERGMDYRPLADLLVNLKFEAADRLTSQTLCALAGPAAQKRRWLYFTEVEHLPITDLQTIDRLWLAFSLGRFGYSVQRQLWLGCGQNWDRLWEKIGWRQGKKWPRYPTEFIWDLSAPRGHLPLTNQLRGVQLINALLNHPAWNAP
- a CDS encoding UDP-N-acetylmuramoyl-tripeptide--D-alanyl-D-alanine ligase, with protein sequence MKTTLAAIAHALGQPGHWPNLPVTGISTDSRHVAAGNLFVALRGNTFDGHQFVAQAAAAGAIALIVEDPVDSPLPQLRVPQTLAAYQHLGQWWRQQCPARVIAVTGSVGKTTTKEMIAAVLSHYGSVLKTEANFNNEIGVPKTLLQLEATHDFAVIEMGMRARGEIALLSQIAQPDVAVITNVGTAHIGRLGSREAIAAAKCELLAEMPATSTAVLNADCPLLLATAQQVWSGRTLSYGLTTGQHQGRYLPPQTLYVDQRAYTVPLGGAHHALNFLAALTVLRALGLNPQDLPTQLALHLPAGRGGRYPLEPDILLLDETYNAGLESMLAALQVLASLPGQRHVAVLGAMRELGEFSVPFHEQVGAAVAQLGLDGLLILDDGPEGEALARGARPVPTQQFATHESLVQYLLAHLQAGDRLLFKASHSVALDRVVTDVRQRWLSLPSDPKGA
- the serS gene encoding serine--tRNA ligase, producing the protein MIDLKQLRENPQAVGDRLRWRQGNYDLDTIVHLDAQQRQLEQQRSQLQARSNEIGALVGKKIKAGASPNDPEIVALKTEANDLKKTLADLEPQEREIKQQLEALLLTIPNLPSETTPIGRDETDNVIVRSWGDEFKPTHPCQPHWDVATQLGLLDVERSVKVAQSRFVTLVGVGAALERALIQFMLDTHTARGYVEILPPFLVNSASLTATGQLPKFAEESFRCAEDDLWLIPTAEVPVTNFYRDEILAADQLPIKYCAYTPCFRREAGSYGKDTRGLIRLHQFDKVELVKFVHPETSAAEHENLVADAEYILQALKLPYRVIELCTGDLGFAAMKCYDLEVWLPAANCYREISSCSNFGDFQARRGKIRFKGGKQKGTQFVHTLNGSGLAVGRTMAAILENYQQPDGSVAVPEVLQPYLRRSHLSGATL
- a CDS encoding E3 ubiquitin ligase family protein, whose protein sequence is MAIFGGILIVVAIVLFFVQRHYRLKLRSLKLATPVTTAEIHHLREQVAQEIGGGNLREYVKLSGQITADTPLISELKQMPCVHYKMTVTREYEEQVRETDSEGNTRWRTERRSDTISSNSQSIPFRVRDRHGEIEVVPTGADIETVQVLDEFRPATNTNRLSFGGFSVSMGSLSLGGGTTLGYRYQEWILPVDRFALVVGVASDQTGTLRIERPTAKGQKFFISLKSEDTLSQDTSNTILYTSIGSGACGGIGVLLILISLF